A single window of Leclercia adecarboxylata DNA harbors:
- a CDS encoding amidohydrolase family protein → MSENKSRREFLSQSGKIATAATACALFGATGSVAYAADTAKPTCETGKPMNITATHYYLDNVLLEAGFNFDGDVAVSTRTELKTLEIKDGKIAALLDNNRHADATLPHYDGGGKLLLPAMRDMHIHLDKTFYGGPWRSLNRPAGTTIQDMIRLEQKLLPELQPYTQERAEKLIDLIQSKGSTIARSHCNIEPTSGLKNLENLQAVLARRKPGFDCEIVAFPQHGLLLSNSEKLMREAMQAGAHYVGGLDPTSVDGAMEKSLDLMFQIALDYDKGVDIHLHETSPAGVAAVNYMVQTVEKTPELKGKLTISHAFALATLSEQEVDALAPRMAAQQITIASTVPIGTLHMPLKQLRDKGVFVITGTDSVIDHWSPYGLGDMLEKANLYAQLYIRPNEQTLSRALGIATGDVLPLNDKGERVWPKAQDAASFVLVDASCSAEAVARISPRTATFHNGNLVWGTVG, encoded by the coding sequence ATGAGTGAGAATAAAAGCCGCCGGGAGTTTCTCAGCCAGAGCGGCAAAATCGCCACCGCTGCCACCGCCTGTGCGCTGTTTGGCGCTACCGGCTCCGTCGCGTATGCTGCTGACACAGCGAAACCGACCTGCGAGACGGGCAAACCGATGAACATCACCGCCACCCACTACTATCTGGATAACGTGCTGCTGGAGGCCGGGTTTAACTTTGACGGCGACGTGGCCGTCAGCACCCGCACCGAGCTGAAAACCCTGGAGATCAAGGACGGCAAAATCGCCGCCCTGCTGGATAACAACCGCCACGCCGACGCCACGCTGCCGCACTACGATGGCGGCGGCAAGCTGCTGCTCCCGGCGATGCGCGACATGCACATCCATCTGGATAAGACCTTTTACGGCGGTCCGTGGCGCTCCCTGAATCGCCCGGCGGGGACCACCATTCAGGACATGATCCGCCTCGAGCAAAAGCTGCTTCCGGAGCTGCAACCTTACACTCAGGAGCGGGCGGAAAAGCTGATCGACCTGATCCAGTCGAAGGGCTCCACCATCGCCCGCAGCCACTGCAACATCGAGCCCACCTCCGGGCTGAAAAACCTTGAGAATTTACAGGCGGTGCTGGCGCGGCGCAAACCTGGATTCGACTGCGAGATTGTCGCTTTCCCGCAGCACGGCCTGTTGCTGTCGAACTCGGAAAAGCTGATGCGTGAGGCGATGCAGGCCGGGGCGCACTATGTCGGCGGCCTGGATCCCACCAGCGTCGACGGCGCGATGGAGAAATCCCTCGACCTGATGTTCCAGATTGCGCTGGATTACGACAAAGGGGTGGATATCCACCTGCACGAAACCAGCCCGGCGGGCGTGGCTGCGGTGAACTACATGGTGCAAACCGTGGAGAAAACGCCGGAGCTGAAGGGCAAACTGACCATCAGCCACGCCTTTGCCCTGGCGACGCTCAGCGAGCAGGAAGTGGATGCCCTGGCCCCGCGCATGGCGGCGCAGCAGATCACCATCGCCTCTACCGTGCCGATCGGCACCCTGCATATGCCGCTCAAGCAGCTGCGCGATAAAGGGGTGTTTGTGATTACCGGCACCGACAGCGTGATCGACCACTGGTCGCCGTATGGCCTGGGGGACATGCTGGAAAAAGCCAATCTGTATGCCCAGCTCTATATCCGCCCGAACGAGCAGACGCTGTCCCGCGCGTTAGGTATTGCTACCGGCGACGTGCTGCCGCTGAACGACAAAGGCGAGCGCGTGTGGCCGAAAGCGCAGGATGCCGCCAGCTTTGTGCTTGTGGACGCCTCCTGCTCCGCCGAAGCGGTGGCGCGCATTTCCCCGCGCACCGCGACCTTCCATAACGGCAACCTGGTGTGGGGGACGGTGGGCTGA
- a CDS encoding carbamate kinase family protein, whose translation MKELMVVAIGGNSIIKDNASQSIEHQAQAVKAVADSVLEMLASDYDIVLTHGNGPQVGLDLRRAEIAHEREGLPLTPLANCVADTQGGIGYLIQQALNNRLAARGEQKAVTVVTQVEVDQNDPGFTHPTKPIGAFFSEAQRDELQRAHPDWHFVEDSGRGYRRVVASPQPVRIVEADAIKALTQKGFVVIGAGGGGIPVVRTAQGDYQSVDAVIDKDLSTALLAREIHANVLVITTGVEKVCIHFGKPNQQALETVSVAQMTRYMEEGHFPAGSMLPKIVASLEFLHHGGTRVIITSPDCLPAALRGETGTHIVA comes from the coding sequence ATGAAAGAACTCATGGTCGTCGCCATCGGTGGCAACAGCATTATCAAAGATAACGCCAGCCAGTCGATTGAGCACCAGGCGCAGGCGGTGAAAGCGGTCGCGGACTCGGTGCTGGAGATGCTGGCCTCCGACTATGACATCGTCCTCACCCACGGCAACGGCCCCCAGGTGGGGCTGGATCTGCGCCGGGCGGAGATCGCTCACGAGCGGGAAGGGCTGCCCCTGACCCCGCTGGCGAACTGCGTGGCCGACACTCAGGGCGGGATCGGCTACCTGATCCAGCAGGCGCTGAACAACCGTCTCGCCGCCCGCGGCGAGCAGAAGGCGGTGACGGTGGTGACTCAGGTTGAAGTGGACCAGAACGACCCGGGCTTTACCCATCCCACTAAACCGATTGGCGCTTTCTTCAGCGAGGCCCAGCGTGATGAGCTACAGCGCGCCCATCCCGACTGGCATTTCGTTGAGGATTCTGGCCGCGGATACCGCCGCGTGGTGGCCTCGCCGCAGCCGGTGCGCATCGTCGAAGCCGACGCTATCAAGGCGCTGACGCAAAAAGGCTTCGTGGTGATTGGCGCGGGCGGCGGCGGCATTCCGGTGGTGCGTACCGCACAGGGCGACTACCAGAGCGTGGATGCGGTGATCGACAAAGATCTCTCCACCGCGCTGCTGGCCCGCGAGATCCACGCCAACGTGCTGGTGATCACCACCGGCGTGGAGAAAGTGTGCATCCACTTCGGCAAGCCCAACCAGCAGGCGCTGGAGACGGTGAGCGTGGCGCAGATGACGCGCTACATGGAAGAGGGCCACTTCCCGGCGGGAAGCATGCTGCCAAAAATCGTTGCCAGCCTGGAATTCCTGCACCACGGCGGCACGCGGGTGATCATCACCTCGCCGGACTGCCTGCCTGCGGCGCTGCGTGGCGAGACGGGTACCCATATTGTGGCCTAA
- a CDS encoding xanthine permease has product MKSMKLEWKRGDWAAYFGLMTNNLTNLLTMMGLLIFVVGIPKEIVYGRIAPAFGLAVLVASVCYAWFGLQMARQTGRNDVTALPSGPSAPSIFTVTFLVLMPVYQQTGDADFAIQIGLVWCFVEAMILAGGSFLGETIRKMIPRTVLLSCLSGLGLLLLAMNPMLQAFEAPTVSFIVLLLIFINWFGKKPIFARIPTGLLLLIAGTALAWISGLQSPEAIKASMSSFGFNPPEVHIDSFMQGLPHALPYLASAVPLGLANYIFDLENIESAHAAGDEYPTRKVMLANGLASMLGCLMGNPFPVTVYVGHAGWKAMGASIGYTLASGVTMFIVPLFGLGAFMLAIIPMTAIVPILVFIGVVTANQVVRETPKVEVPVIFICLFPWIANWALTMMNSVMGAAGTNAAKIGTDVLHSKGIYYEGLMHLGNGAPLASMLWGCIAIFAIINKPLRGAVAAAVGALLALFGVIHAPVVGFAEGSSLTFVLAYLMMSGMFVVKHFLDSREAASVEPAPVAKENV; this is encoded by the coding sequence ATGAAAAGCATGAAACTGGAGTGGAAAAGAGGTGACTGGGCGGCGTACTTCGGGTTGATGACCAACAACCTGACGAACCTGCTGACCATGATGGGGCTGCTCATTTTTGTCGTCGGCATCCCGAAAGAGATTGTTTATGGACGTATTGCGCCGGCCTTCGGGCTGGCGGTACTGGTGGCGAGCGTCTGCTACGCGTGGTTCGGTTTACAGATGGCGCGCCAGACCGGGCGTAACGACGTCACCGCACTGCCGTCGGGGCCGAGCGCCCCGTCGATCTTCACCGTGACCTTCCTGGTGCTGATGCCGGTCTATCAGCAGACCGGCGATGCGGATTTCGCCATCCAGATTGGTCTGGTGTGGTGCTTCGTGGAGGCGATGATCCTCGCGGGCGGTTCCTTCCTCGGCGAAACCATCCGCAAGATGATCCCGCGTACCGTGCTGCTGTCGTGCCTGTCCGGTCTGGGTCTGCTGCTGCTGGCAATGAACCCGATGCTCCAGGCCTTCGAAGCGCCGACGGTCTCCTTCATCGTGCTGCTGCTGATCTTCATCAACTGGTTTGGTAAAAAGCCGATCTTCGCCCGCATCCCGACCGGTCTGCTGCTGCTGATCGCCGGTACCGCGCTGGCGTGGATCTCCGGCCTGCAAAGCCCGGAAGCGATCAAAGCCTCGATGTCCTCCTTCGGTTTCAACCCGCCGGAAGTGCATATCGACAGCTTTATGCAGGGTCTGCCGCACGCGCTGCCGTATCTGGCGTCTGCGGTTCCGCTGGGGCTGGCGAACTACATCTTTGACCTTGAGAACATCGAAAGCGCCCACGCGGCGGGGGATGAGTACCCGACCCGCAAGGTGATGCTGGCTAACGGTCTGGCCTCGATGCTCGGCTGCCTGATGGGCAACCCGTTCCCGGTGACGGTCTACGTCGGCCACGCGGGCTGGAAAGCGATGGGGGCGAGCATCGGCTATACGCTGGCCTCCGGCGTGACCATGTTCATCGTGCCGCTGTTCGGGCTGGGGGCCTTTATGCTCGCCATCATTCCAATGACCGCCATCGTGCCGATTCTGGTCTTTATCGGCGTGGTCACCGCCAACCAGGTGGTGAGGGAAACGCCCAAAGTGGAGGTGCCCGTCATCTTTATCTGCCTGTTCCCGTGGATCGCCAACTGGGCGCTGACCATGATGAACAGCGTGATGGGGGCGGCGGGAACCAACGCGGCGAAAATCGGTACCGACGTGCTGCACAGCAAAGGGATTTACTACGAAGGGCTGATGCACCTCGGCAACGGCGCACCGCTCGCCAGCATGCTGTGGGGCTGTATCGCCATCTTCGCCATCATCAATAAACCGCTGCGCGGTGCGGTCGCTGCCGCCGTCGGGGCGCTGCTGGCCCTGTTCGGGGTGATCCACGCCCCGGTGGTCGGCTTCGCCGAGGGCAGCTCGCTGACCTTCGTGCTGGCCTACCTGATGATGAGCGGCATGTTTGTGGTGAAGCATTTTCTCGATAGCCGCGAAGCCGCGAGCGTTGAACCAGCCCCTGTTGCGAAGGAAAACGTATGA
- a CDS encoding DUF1116 domain-containing protein, whose amino-acid sequence MTTLFNQPLNVINVGIALFSDDLKKQHVPVTHLDWTPPGQGNMQVVEALDQLADKPLAEKIAAANKIALERIIQSHPVLVGYDQAINVVPGMTRTTILHAGPPVAWENMCGAMKGAVTGALVFEGLATDLEDAARLAASGEITFSPCHEHDCVGSMAGVTSASMFMHIVENKTWGNRAFTNLSEQMAKILRMGANDQSVIDRLNWMRDVLGPMLRDAMKIIGEIDLRLMLAQALHMGDECHNRNNAGTTLLIQALTPGLIQAGYPVEQQRQVFEFVASSDYFSGPTWMAMCKAALDAAHGIEYSTVVTTMARNGYEFGLRVSGLPGQWFTGPAQQVIGPMFAGYKPEDSGLDIGDSAITETYGIGGFAMATAPAIVALVGGTVEEAIDFSRQMREITLGENPNVTIPLLSFMGIPTAIDITRVAGSGILPVINTAIAHKDAGIGMIGAGIVHPPFSCFEKALLTFRDRYFL is encoded by the coding sequence ATGACCACCTTATTTAACCAGCCGCTTAACGTCATTAACGTCGGCATCGCCCTGTTCAGCGACGACCTGAAGAAGCAGCACGTCCCGGTTACCCACCTCGACTGGACCCCGCCGGGGCAGGGCAATATGCAGGTGGTGGAAGCGCTGGATCAGCTGGCGGATAAACCGCTGGCGGAGAAAATTGCCGCTGCCAACAAAATCGCGCTGGAGCGCATTATCCAGTCTCACCCGGTGCTGGTGGGCTACGACCAGGCCATTAACGTGGTGCCGGGGATGACCCGCACCACCATTCTGCACGCCGGTCCGCCGGTGGCCTGGGAAAACATGTGCGGAGCGATGAAAGGGGCCGTTACCGGGGCGCTGGTGTTTGAAGGGCTGGCAACAGATCTCGAGGACGCGGCACGGCTGGCGGCCTCCGGAGAGATCACCTTCTCGCCGTGTCACGAGCACGACTGCGTGGGCTCGATGGCGGGCGTTACCTCCGCGTCGATGTTTATGCACATCGTCGAGAACAAAACCTGGGGCAACCGCGCCTTCACCAACCTCAGCGAGCAGATGGCGAAGATCCTGCGCATGGGTGCCAACGACCAGAGCGTAATCGACCGTCTGAACTGGATGCGCGACGTGCTCGGCCCGATGCTTCGCGATGCCATGAAAATCATCGGCGAAATCGACCTGCGCTTAATGCTGGCTCAGGCCCTGCACATGGGCGACGAGTGCCACAACCGCAACAATGCCGGTACCACGCTGCTGATTCAGGCCCTGACCCCGGGGCTGATCCAGGCGGGCTATCCGGTGGAGCAGCAGCGCCAGGTGTTTGAGTTTGTCGCCAGCAGCGACTACTTCTCCGGCCCGACGTGGATGGCGATGTGCAAAGCCGCGCTGGATGCCGCCCACGGCATCGAGTACAGCACCGTGGTCACCACCATGGCGCGCAACGGCTACGAGTTTGGCCTGCGCGTTTCCGGCCTGCCGGGGCAGTGGTTCACCGGCCCGGCGCAGCAGGTGATTGGCCCGATGTTCGCGGGCTACAAGCCGGAAGACTCCGGGCTGGATATCGGCGACAGCGCCATCACCGAAACCTACGGCATCGGCGGCTTTGCGATGGCGACGGCCCCGGCGATTGTCGCCCTGGTAGGCGGCACGGTGGAGGAAGCTATCGACTTCTCCCGCCAGATGCGCGAGATCACCCTCGGTGAAAACCCGAACGTTACCATTCCGCTGCTGTCGTTCATGGGCATCCCTACCGCCATCGACATTACCCGCGTGGCGGGCAGCGGCATCCTGCCGGTAATCAACACGGCGATTGCCCACAAAGACGCCGGGATCGGCATGATTGGGGCGGGCATCGTTCACCCGCCGTTTAGCTGTTTTGAAAAGGCGCTGTTGACCTTCCGCGATCGCTACTTCTTATAA